The Sebastes fasciatus isolate fSebFas1 chromosome 22, fSebFas1.pri, whole genome shotgun sequence genome includes the window TGCCTCAAAGACTCCACCCACCTCTCCACCTCAGCCGACAGTCAGAGCAGCTCCAGCCCTCCTGGAGCCCATCGCCAGGCCTCAAGCTCcacttttgctgctgctgccccttCACTCTCTACCTCCTTAACCTGCAGCCCAGGTCTTCAAACCCGTGACTGTGTTGAAAGCGCACATCCCGCGTTTTCTGCTCCTCCAACAACTACAACATCAGCCTCACCTAGCGGCTCACCCACTGAACTCTTCTCTGTAACAGCTCCCGTGTCTTTCTCCACAGCCCCGGCTCCTCACTCTTTGTTTAGCGAAGATCCTCCTCCTCTAATCACATCAAACGTTCCGCCTGTGTGCACGGGCCTCGCTTCAAACCCCTCCAGCTCTCTTGCCGCAGCTGCTCCGCCTCGACCTGGTCAAGGCACCATCCACGAGAGCTCTTCAATGTCAGCAAATGCTCGTTTCTCTGCGATGGATGAATTTCTAATGACACCAGCTTCTTTTCTTACCGCTTCACCGAATGTAGCGCCCCTTTACTCACGTTTAGCGGTAGAATACGCAGGTCTAGTAGCGCCAGGTTGTCCCATGAACGAGGCCCAGCTTCATCCAGGTCAGTTCAGCAGAAATTCAACCAATTCAAGTCCGCCGTGTTCCCTTTTACCAGCAACTCTTCAAGATCCTGCTCTCCAGGGCCCCTCGGTGCCATCGCCTGCCTCTGCTTTTGAGCCGAGTTATAATCGACAAGTCAATCGCGTGTCTCTGCTTTCCATGCTCACTGTGCCGAGTCCCCTTAATGTGTCTCCGACTACCTCCAGCAGCTTTGATGGACCTCCCCCTCAACCTCCACCCTCGCTGCCACTGTTGGGGGATACCTCAAGAGATCTGTCCCTTTCTGAGCTCCTGGAGGGCAACGATTGGATACTAAGTGGGACCGGTTCCCAGTAGCACTACATGCCACAGAGCAAAGGAAGACCTTGTGCCAAAATGgttgttttaatttatatatttctacATTTTGAGCTGTTGACTCAAACTCTGCTGAGCAGCTACAGAAATTAAACGCAAGCAGACAGATTTATATGGAAAACTTGACATCAGAATATGAACCAAGGGGGCCAAACAAATTGTCTGGGCTGTTGCTCATATTCAGCTTTCTGCTTCTTAAAGGGACACTCTTGTGATTTAGtatagagagctacaggaatgagtcctgaaacccagaaatgagttagcattttagcacttctggatccttcgtctggaagtcaatgttttttttaatgggtttttagttagatgacgTTAGCTTTTAACTTTGAAAATCATGaaggtggtgttcatttgtgaagtatcataaatgtttgtttgccacagagcttattttctgcaataatccaaaactcaaTGGAATGATCCCATTTTTTTTCGAACTAAATCTGTGTCATCCCTTCCTTAATCCAGAgtagagaaaatgaaaaaaatgactcaatagATGAGGGTGGAGTACTCACTTCCTTGCCATTTCAAGGAAATGTCATAAGGAGAAATTTCCATCTGTGGCTGGAACCTCATGTGTGAACATATGCCCTGCCAAAGTTAACCACACGGCCGTGGCCTGGCTGCAGATTACGGTAGTTAGGATTTAATGACAggaaatttattttttacctctTTTTAAAATACACAATCACACACTCTCCTCACACAGTTGCACATATTTTTGGTGCTATTGATAATTTAAAGTCCAGTTTTAATCCTGTGTTAATTGTTCATTTACCTCTTGTTATATGCCAAATATATGTTACAGTATCAttgtatttttacatcaaaatttgatcaacattttctcttcctgtaaatGATTTCTCAATCTGCACTTGGAGGGGTTTATAAAAATTCATCCAATCAAATGAGACTTTGAGCGACTAGCTAGCCAATCGTTTGCGGATCGAAtcgatatacgttctttgatcgAAGGAAGAGAGATGTGTTTTTGGATATCAGTGGGCAAAAACGCTGTGTTCATTTCCAAAACAAGATGGCTGAGGTCTAATTCATTCAAGGGAAACTTAACTTTTTGTCAGTGCAGCACCAAAACTCCTCTGCTCTGTAGCTCCGTATCGAGCTAAACTCAAAGCCTGCCCGCATTTAAATCCCTCTCGCAACTGTAAACCgctcaaatattctgtttcactgtgaAATACGTCACAGTACAGCAGTTAAAGGCGCTCTAACTTCTGTTAAATGGGGACTTTAAAGTCAATTTgctgattttgttttgttaaaagctataattatttatatttctacatttcagatgataaaacagatttatctcttttcttcttcacttCAAATAATAGAATTGCATCACTTCTACTTACTGTAATTACGCTACTATATGTTTCATTGTTAATTCAGGCCTTTTACCAGCTTTGCAGCTTGCAGACAAAGTGAGTACTGCCCAGGCCCAACTACCCTCAGGGACCCCAGATTGTGTATCTGTTGGTCTGTGGTTATTTGGTTAATTGCAAATAGTAAATAGTTTGGGTATCTAAATTATTTATCCACTAGTACAAATGTTCATATTCACAAATAAATGTGTGCTGAATTGAATAAcgtcaaacaggatcaaaagaTGCCCACAGCTCGTTTTTGCTCTGGGGCCCCCTAGTGGTTACATGGAGACAAATGTCAGGACCTAAGATCTTGTGGCCCACTAACACCCCTGTGGATCTAAAcctatgataaaaaaaaaatgagtaatTGTCAATTCCCTTATTGTGTTTAGTTCAAGTGAGACAAATGAGAGAAATAACGTATTTCTTTCCATTTGACATCCTCTCCCTGTAACTGACAATAAGAGACCCAGGAGGCGACTCAATCCTGTTTTATACGAACTATCACTGCTGTAGAGGAATTAAGAGTGGATTTTAAGTAAGGAAATATAGCTTATGCATCATGATTGTATTAAAATGACGATTTTTGACGATGTTTTTTCAAAGGATGATTTATGTAGATTATTCTGCTTTATATACACTATATCTCCAGTTGGAGGATATATGAATGTGTACTCTACACAGAAGTTTATGATTTAGTGTGaggctttgtgtgtgtctgtgtgagttaTGAATATTTAGTATTTAACATGCATTagattaatatattttatactgGTTGCAATAGAAAAAatcattacaaataaaaaaaaattcttgaaaCATTTTCTCACTTTTACTCAATTAACAATGCTGTTCTATATGTACTATAATAATCTAATATGATATATAACTATAATGAAAGTGATGCTGCGTGACTTTTAAAAGAGCAAATAACACATTACTCTtattacaaatgaaaagttaaatTAATTAGCATTATTaaacggctttgttgaatactcgattctgattgctCAATCACTGCGTTCTatagtctgttatttctttatagcagactgttgctatgtataacagaccgttgctatgtgtgcagttctgatgtttgACTCTGACAAGACCCCTCCACTTTGTGTCGGGCCGCATCGCCCTATCagggtttattttacaacaacgaccggctcgctgtacattatcccttacataaaacACATCCTTCATCCGTTCAATACACTCAGAATTTCCGCTGCCACTACGTTATTTGGTCTACTATGACAGGTTGCTTTTGATGGCTATTGTTAGCTAAATTTAGATAGACGTTGCTATACAACTgactcctaaagtagtgttatcatcGTAAGGATGACCTttgagcgaggcgaatggcgttaccacggttcaAGGGGCGGCTCACGtcaccgcagtcttggaaagggaggagtgagcggaggggtactcagttggttgcaatctgcaaccacaccactagatgacgccaaatcctacacactgtacttttaaagcTAATGAAAATGTCCCATCAGCCCCAGCTGtactttttttactgttttgttcTAATTAGGAAATCTTAgcacactaacatgctaaactgagAGGgttcagcatgttagcatcgtCATCATCGGAATGTTCGCGTGCCGTTTTCAGCATTtggctcaaagcaccgctgtgcttATATATACAGCCACTAGGCTTGTTAATagattataatctattattagaATTTATACACACCTTACCAGATTGAATATAGACTTGAGAGGATGTTTGGTAGATTATCTCACAGTTGTTATAGAGTACAAGGCAATAATAGAGTGCTGTTGAGCAGAGTGTTTCTAAATGTCAGAGCAGTATTAACAGCCTCTGGTGGTGAGGGCTAATGAGATGCAGACCAGCAGCTCTACCAGACACTTACCGGACTGACGGTCCACCCGGTAGTTTTCCCAGAAGGCAACCGGCTGAGCTCATCTGCGACAcaacacagaggaagaggaggaggaggaggaggaggagaggaaggggcGCAGGCGCGTGGTATTACGCACGCCCTTGTGTTGAATATCAGATAGTGTTTATGGTGAGAGGGGCAGTGAGCAGGTTCAAGGCTGGAGACACACTCACTGACACGCTCACTGACACACTCACTGCTCAGCCAAGGTGCAACTGAGAGCGAGATGAGAGCGCGTGGATAATTGCGCTtttgcgcgcgtgtgtgtgcgtgtgagggagagagggagagagaacaagTGGCTTAGTGAAGACAAGAACAATGGATGAGACCTGATCCTCAAAGCCAACTACAACCCGCGTGCACGCGCAATCAACACGCTCGCATGCGCTCACCTCAAATAGGAAGAtggagaaagggagggagggatgggaggagtagaggaggagggagtCAGACAGAAACAGCGAGGAGCGTCTCCgcggtgctgctgctgaaggagaCATGTCCTAACCGGATGAGACCGCAGCCAGATGTTTTGCCAGAGGTGACACTAATGACGcatctgtttaaaatgaaccGAGGCAGAGCCAGGCCACATAAATACagactaataaataaataaataaatccatccTATAGCGTCATCCGCATTGAGGAGCCtcatgcctctctctctctctctctctctctctctctctccttgcaCCACCTTTAAAGCTGAGAGGAACCAGCGGCAACACTGGCACAGGGACACGAGGGAGCATCCGGTTacagctttcaaaataaaacccttATTGATGcacctcaaaaacattttttttcacaactTCACTCTGTAAGGCTTCTCGTTTTTGGACAGAATATGATATGCACTTAAGATCcttgtgtgttttattactTCAGCAAGTTAAATGGGTTAGTTAAAGGGTCATTTTGTTACTGAAAGGGTCAATTAATTGCTGTTTGTAATTGCTtcccccatgttgtccatgtatctgttttttttttgttcactcATAGTGTTATGTTTGATTTCTATTGCCCAGAAGTCATTGTAGATGTTTAAACTAGTATCCccctcacaaacacaaaccatacacttacacgcacacacacacgcgcacgcacgcacgcacgcacgcacgcacgcacacacacacacacacacacacacacacacacacacacacacatacattcatgcACATTTGGTTATGCACATCATGCACActtcttgtcttttttgatatattgtattgctattgttgttattatatatatatatatatatatatatatatatatatatcttgttctgATTGTTTGTCATCatttctgtatattaatcttgtctctaggtggaggcttcagataagcctagtgttttttttgcctcttcctgcactgtataatatttatttattgctatGCCCAGGGTTGAAATAATTATGGAATATATGCAAAGAAACTGAGCTTGTcattctgttttcattttgtattaATCAAGAGTTTGTATTCCTAAAAAATGGTGGGCGAAATAGATGtaactgtaaatgtaaatcaacttTTATTGTCACAGCACACAGGGAAATTTAGCTACTGCATTTAATCCTTCCTAGAATTAGGAGCGGTGGGCAGCTACTATACAAATGCTCTTCTTGATCTTTCTCCATTTTCCACTGATGTCCACTGGCTCTTGGCAGATGACCTTGACCCCTTCTTAGTCAATACTGATGGAAGCATTTGTTCAGTCTAATGTGGTATTGCTTAGTAAGATAATGAGGAATATATTTCTCTGTCTTTATTGACCCTTCAAATATAGGCCTGCAGGTTcagctgttttgttgttgaatGATTGAATGCATTTAGATGCAGAATCTGCCTCGAGGAACTCCAATGCAATCTGTTCAGTTATCAGCATTTTGATATATCTTGTTGCCGAGACGCTGGCCTCTGGCATCCTATATATTAAAGATTGCGTTGGACTTTTGAGTGTGAGACTTTCCACCTCCTTTCTTTGATGTCAACCTGCAAGCCAGCACCTCACTTCAAAAGATGTGTTCTCCTTCAGTTCTTAGGAAATCTTGTTATGTCAGTAAGCCTCACACTGCAGGTCTGAGTTTACCACCATATCCAGGGATACTTTCATCTTACAATGCTTACTTACCGTCGGTTGTTTGCCTGCATtttgcctttttaaaaaattcaCATTCACTGCTGGTGGAAATTAGACACTCACAACACTCGAGTTGTTTGCACAAATAGCATGAATATgttttaatgtgataataaagaTAATCTATATGATTTGGGTTTAAAAACAACTGTTTGACATCCTTAtctatttgatttattttcttgtcATAGGCCCATTCAATGTGGGATTACCAACTGGGCAATTCAGTTAACAACCCAATGACTCCCAGCTGGGCCCTGAGAAGCCCCAGGTTCACTCTACAACAACTGGTACGTTTATTAATTGTAACTTTCTCTTGGAATATGGTTGATAGGCTACTAAGTGAGGGATAATgttcagctagcgggtcattgttacaacaatgacccgctagctgtacataaTCCCACTGATTAcgcggctacttacttaagaaatcaataatttgacacaaaaacggtccgccagagtccgagttcacaactgcgtccatagcactTGTtattacaacatgggaagttgtATACATTAcgtttggcgttcaagtggtttgCTGCTAAGCAACTGCAATGTTAATGTTACTGTCGTCagcatctagaagccacagaggctaacaattagcaagctagcaaatgggtaacataatgcagtaaatgcaaaagcgtaatgacagaggagaaagatgaggccgttgggaatatcaacattttcctcagaattataaaattacgaacaaaaacaacatgcaactaaaattacaatatattaatttatgatGCACCGAAAAGTtcacttccatggcctccgccatttctgacaacgtcaacaaacacgtcacacctcgtgaactctgagctttttagaaactttccacttacgatgTTGTGAATACAACATGAggagggcgttcatatggactcttctcgtgaacacggtaaacaccaccccatttgaaggcactatAGGTCCCAattagggtgaccaggtgtccctcTTTATgtgggactgcacagcatttttatctcttttcctgcgtcccacatattgagtcGATGTCCCTCATTTGGATTGGCTcaagttttcaaaagtcaaaccactgcaggacaaatgctttttttttttttttaaatctgtcttttatcctattggctgtgaagagagcagggaaggctgtcatcacggctGTGTTCGATGTCAATCAAACTGtgcacacgtgggtcaagtgcaggttaacctgtcaccgtctttgctacggACAACGTGGAAAATTGTGATTCACCACAAAGTTACAAAGTATAAGCAGATTTCggcggaatatgatggaaaactaccacaaagaaaagaaaatgcactTACAACAAAGACAGTGAAACTACTTCTAGCTGGGTGAAGCTGATGGAAGGCGATTCTAAGAGTCTTTAGCGaaatttttcaatttcacacgtTAGCGGCACAGTACACGTGAGTCTCAGCCATAGGGCAAAGCATAGGGATGTTACGAGCTATGGGGCAGAAAAGaaatgtttattgttttaagttagataaacattatataaaaatggtagactacctctcagcctcgGTAACATGGCCCACATTGTCCTACACAAACaaactctttgtcccacatttggttgggatctggtcaccctatagtccaaattgtatgcatactgtatgtaacagtACATACCAGTCAGAGAAGCAGGATCAGCAATAGACTCATCTCCCTGAAGTGGAAGGTACGCCTTCAGAACTCTTTGACACTCTTTGTCTGACAGTGTGGCTAAAGTCACTCAATTACTTAGTCACGCATTACTTTTGACCTCTTTGCACCTTAATAATTGTATTGCCGTACCTTGAAATATTTTGCACATATCTGGACATGTTCTGCTACTGTGTCTTTTTATTCTACTGTTAACTGCTCAAATCCTGTCACTCAGTTGCACACCCGCCAgtacttttattaattttaaattaaatttttcgaTTTTTACTTATTTGGTACTTACTTACTGTTTACTTTTACCCCTTTACTTCATCTATATTTCTGGTGCACTACTGTACTATGCCTTTGTTATGTGAGCTGTTTGACACCTGaattcccctcaggatgaataaagtatgtatctatctatctatctatctatctatctatctatctatctatctatctatctatctatctatcaattaatcagataagatagaactttattaatcccgcaggaaattcttgtgccagagattgctcaaaattacaacaaaattacaacaagttcaagtgtattaaataaaaagtactatttctagcaccagtgcctaacagaataacaataaagtaagatacatttagtaaaatgagtaaataagatcagtaaaataaaaaaggtaaagtaagctaaaaaacagaaaaggaagtaaatctatctatcgatctatctatctatctatctatctatctatttatccatctacctacctatacatatctatctatctatctatctatctatctatctatctatctatctatctatctatctatctatctatctatctctctatctctctatctatctatctatctatctatctatctatctatctatctctctatctctctgtctacTTTGTAAggacagctgcagtatgtactaaattagaaataaaaagaTTTGAATTGCACCcacacttttttattttctctctcttgtcttATTGTGAAGGTCCTGCTGCCTGGTTTCCGGTGTGCTCCCGCCTCACTGCGTGCTTCTTGACGCAGCTCTCTGAGGCTGCTGTCTGTAGGACGACCGGATAACCGGATAACGGGAACCGAGAAAGGGGGACAGGGAGCAAAAACCGCGTCAGTCTGACACACAGAGAGTCGGGGTACTATTGTATAACACGGGCCTTCAGTCTTTTTCACTCCCGGTTTACCGGAGGAGCAACGGCTGCTTTTCTTGCTATTTTCCtcctgttttttctctctctgtcatcaCGGAGCCggagcagcggcggcggcggggcTCGGTGCTGCATCGGCCGCTGGCGGAGGACCGGCACATGTCGGCGAGCTGAGGGTTTGTCTCCACCCGCCCTGATACGGTTGGAGGtcggcaggaggaggaggaggaggtggtggaggttgTGTGGAGGAGGTTTTAATCCACctctgagagagaaaacacacactaacGAGAGCAGGTGCGGCCGTCTGAACGGTCGACAGAGGAGCCGTTAAAAAACACCGAGAAGGACAACAGTGATGCAGCAGCCGAGGTGGGCCCAGATTGATGCTTTCATGATATCATCATCCACCACCAGGACACACCACTGATATCTATTGATAAGGAGCATCATCGAGGAGAATAGACTGACCTGGGCTACTGGATAAACAGGAGCTGCTTCATTATTCTCTTTACATGAGGAGGGATCAATTATAGAAAACCCAAATTTAGGCCGATGActtaagtctgtgtgtgtgtgtgtgacgccaatacagcagcagagaggcgtgtttgtgtgtgtgtgtgtgtgtgtgtgtgagagagaggagagaggagacgcGCCTGTCTGAGCATCATCTGGTAGCTGCACAGGGCTACTCCTCCACAAGGGATGATACACAAGATATTTGACATCTGTGCGTGAAAAAGCAGAAGAATCagggatgctgctgctgctgccatcaTCATCTCCAGTCCGGCTCTGATAGAGAGACAGCAAGGATCACCGCACCAGGACTGGACATCCAGAATAATACTAgctctcctcacctctctcctctgcacctttctccctcctcctcctccttcatcctcctcctcctccaccccagAGCCTCTATCCATTCTGATCAATTGATAATCCATCTGTGATTCAGAAAGCCAACCcactcctccatccatccctctctctcctccctccattcATCTTCTTCTCAAGCGAACCCCCTTTTTACGCACTCACACAAGGCGTGCAAAAGGCACCACAGCCATCATCATGGAGACGACCAAGCTGCCTCCGACCAGCCCGTCCTCGCCGACCACCAGCTTCTCGGTGCCGTCCGCGGAGAAGGTGGACGGCTTCCCGCGGAGGTCGATGCGCAGAGCCCGGCAGAGGAGGTCCCACAGCTCGTCCCAGTTCCGCTACCAGAGCTCCCAGGTGGAGCTCACCCCACTGCCACTGCTCAAAGGTGAGACACTGCTTTACTCTATGGGTCAACATATTGTAGTGATGGGCCTAAGAGTCCAACAAGATGACCATATACACACTGCTTTACTATATGGGTCAACATATTGTAGTGATGGGCCTATGAGTCCAACAAGGTGATAAACACACTGCTTCACTGTATGGGTCAACACATTGTAGTGATGGGCCTATGAGTCCAACAAGGTGATAAACACACTGCTTCACTGTATGGGTCAACACATTGTAGTGATGGGCCTATGAGTCCAACAAGGTGATAAACACACTGCTTCACTGTATGGGTCAACACATTGTAGTGATGGGCCTAAGAGTCCAACAAGATGACCATATACACACTGCTTTACCGTAGGGGTCAACACATTGTAGTGATGGGCCTATAAGAGTCCAACAAGGTGATAAACACACTGCTTTACCGTAGGGGTCAACATATTGTAGTGATATAGGCCTATGAGTCCAACAAGATCACCATAAACACACTGCTTTACTGTATGGGTCCACATATTATAGTGATGGGCCTTAGAGTCCAACAAGGTCACCATAAACACACTGCTTTACTGTATGGGTCAACATATTGTAGTGATGGGCCTATGAGAGTCCAACAAGGTCACCATAAACACACTGCTTCCACTTTCTTCACTGTTTAAACACCTCTACATTAAAGGGAAAGCCATTTCCTGACTTTTACACAAGAGACACCCGTTGATCATTCTGTGGAGAAGGTCtattgatgttttgttttttctattgATAGGTGTCCAGTGACAtattgtcctctctgtccttgtCCTTTCTAACTGACAGAGGTGATGGCAATGGATTTGATTTGTTGTCGGATGGGAGCTAGTCTGCTTTTGGGTTTTTTGAAAGGCCTGTTGTTGGACTATTCTGTTTTAGGGCCACAACAAACAATTATTATATCACGAATAATTAATCATTAGTATATTAAATTAAGGAATAGTGAAAGATGTCCATTCCAGTTTCCCAAAATCCAAGGGGACGTCTTCAGAAATCTCATTTTGATTGACCAACAACCCAAAATAAATCCAGTTTACAAcagataattgattaattgaattGACCTGTACTGTACCTTCTTATATTTAGGTAATATTAAGATTTGATTTTTGCTGAAGCAGACGAAAATCCACTAGAATATATTGTAGGAGGGATGAAAAATTAGTAAGAAATTTTTCTTCCAATTCTCCTCATTTTTAGCCACAATCATCAACTCGATCACAACTTTGCATTCTAGCtgattatgtgtgtttttttttgaacAAAATATGCTTCAAACTGTGGCTAAGGAGGAGTTTGTCGAGTTCAAACTCAAATTCACATATGCAGTGTCACTGAGCTTGATGTGGACCACTTGCAGactcattaaaacacaaaatcGTCAAACATCAGCTCGTCTCCGTGATTGGGAAATGGGAGAAGAAGCATCTCCCCCACTGCCTGCCTTAATTGCCTCAACAgataaacctaaaaaaaaaaatacatagaaTACAAAACATTCTTGTACACAATGTAAAGATGCTGACATCCCTCATGAAGGCAGTTGAAGCTGCACTATTTGCAGGTCTGTTGTTGCCATAGCTGTAATCCCAGAGCTGCTGTTACTACACAGAGACCACTTTGATCCAT containing:
- the batf2 gene encoding uncharacterized protein batf2, giving the protein MSPLFMEAGYELNSPGSGSGSGSVSAEGSNTGGSEREGEGQPKTNRGRRRQEKNRDAARKSRRKQTERADELHEELQGWEQSNSALKKEIAALKKDLQLYTTALEQHKPLCCLKDSTHLSTSADSQSSSSPPGAHRQASSSTFAAAAPSLSTSLTCSPGLQTRDCVESAHPAFSAPPTTTTSASPSGSPTELFSVTAPVSFSTAPAPHSLFSEDPPPLITSNVPPVCTGLASNPSSSLAAAAPPRPGQGTIHESSSMSANARFSAMDEFLMTPASFLTASPNVAPLYSRLAVEYAGLVAPGCPMNEAQLHPGQFSRNSTNSSPPCSLLPATLQDPALQGPSVPSPASAFEPSYNRQVNRVSLLSMLTVPSPLNVSPTTSSSFDGPPPQPPPSLPLLGDTSRDLSLSELLEGNDWILSGTGSQ